Genomic DNA from Ensifer adhaerens:
GGCCGGAATAGCCCATGGCGTACCAGAGACCGTCATGGAAGCCGGCGCGCGGGTAGCGGTCGGCGGTCATGTCGACAAGGCCGCCCCAGCAATAGTCGATGTCGATGCCCTTCAGTTGCGGGAAGATGCGCTCCATGCTGTCGCGCAGGATCGCGCCGCTCTTCTCGTCCGAGCGCTGGTCTGAAGTCGCCGAAAAGCGGGCGCGGCCACCGAAGATCAAGCGGTTGTCGGGCGAAAGCCGCCAGTAATTGCCGATATTCATCGTATTGACGCAGGTGCGGTTGCCCGGCATCACCGCCTGAGCCTCGCTGTCCGTCAGAGGGCGAGTGGCGATGAGGAAACTTCCGACCGCGATGATGCGGCGGCGGAACCAGCTGAAATTCTTCGTCGTGTAGGCACCGGTCGCCACGATGACATTGGCAGCAGTCACGCTTCCGCGCGAGGTCTGCAACGTGTGGAGGCCGTTTGCCTCCCGATGCCCGGTCACCGTCGTAGCCTCGAAAATCGTCGCACCATGGCGCGCCGCGGCCTCGGCCAGACCGACGACATAGCGGCCCATATGCATCATGGCGCTCTTCTTCGACAGCATTGCGCCGTGGAAGGGCGAGCCGATCTCGCCTTTCAGCTCTTCCGGAGAGAGCAGCGCCGTGTCGGGATCGCATTCCTTGTTCAAGGCCTCAAAGTTGCGGGCAAGCGCTTCGAAATGCTGCGGCTTGGAGGCGAGCTTCAGCTTGCCCGAGCGCCTGAAATTGCAGTCGATCCCCTCTTCGGCAATCAGCGCCTCGATCGTATCGATGGAATCGTCCAGCGCATGGTAGAGCGCGATGGCGCGCTCCTTGCCGAGTTCGGCCTTTGCGCCGAGATAGCTGTGCGCCAGCCCGTTGTTGAGATGCCCGCCATTGCGGCCCGAAGCGCCGAAGCCGACCCGTTCCGCCTCCAGCACGACAACCTTCACCCCTGCCCGGGCCAGCTGCCGCGCGGCGGCAAGCCCGGTAAATCCTGCTCCGACGACGGCCACATCGTAGTGACCCTCGACCGGACCCTGCGCGGCCCCCGCGAAACGCGGTGCCGTATCATGCCAATAGGAGACGAATTTCATCGCGTTCACGCTTTCTCAGAGCCCGACCACACCCGGAAGCCCCGAAATGTCGGCGATCTCGGTGTAGCCGTAATAGGGGTTGGCCGGCTCGTGGCCGCGATTGACCCAGACCTTGTTCTTGATGCCGAGATCATGCGCCGACATCAGGTCGTAGCGGAACGAGGAGGAAACGTGCAGCATATCTTCCGGGCCGCAGCCGAGCATGTCGAACATATATTCGAAAGCCTGGAAGCGCGGCTTGTAGGCCTGCGCCTGTTCGGCGGTATAGACCTTGTGGAAGGGCGCGCCGAGCTTTTCGACATTCGACATGATCTGCGAATTCATGGCGTTGGAGAGGATCACCAGCGGAATTTCCTTCGCCACCTTGGCGAGGCCCGCAGGCACGTCGGCATGCGGACCCCAGGTCGGCACGCGGTCATAGACCATCTGCGCGTCTTCGTCCTTGAAGCTCACGCCATTGGCCTTGCAGGTGCGCGACAGCGAGTTGTGAACGACCTCTGCATAGGGCTTCCAGGCGCCCATGACTTCATCAAGGCGGTAGGCGGAGAAGTTGCGGATGAACTTGTCCATGGCCTCAGCATCGAGACGGTCGCTGTAAAGATCGCGGGCCGCACCCGCCATGTCGAAATTGATCAGCGTGCCGTAGCAGTCGAAGGAGATATATTTCGGGCGAAAGGGGGCCATGACGTTCTTCCTCTGGCGTTCTGTTTCGTTGACCCGATCATAAGACGGGTCATGCCGCGTCGGCGGTCCGAATTCACCCGTCCGCGAAGCACAAAGTTTCTATTCTGACGTCCCCTTTGGCACACAATTGCAGGCCAGGGCACCGTCCCGGGTGCTCGCGGCCTTCTCAAAGACCCGCGCCGCCGAGATCGCAGCATAAGATGCGGCATCGGCGTTACGCTTTGGCGGAAGATAGCGCGTCAGGCGCGCCATTCAGACGAATAGCTTCCCCATCCTGACCGAAACTTCCTCTCACGAAAGGAAATGTTCATGCAGAACCAGATCGACCTCGTCGCCTTCGGGCCTCAGCACCTTGACGATGCCGTTGCGCTGTCGCGCGCCGAAAGCTGGCCGCATCGCCGCGAAGACTGGGCAATGGTCCAGCAATTGAGCGAAGGCGTCATTGCGACCGATGGCGAAGGTCGGGTGACCGGCACCACATTCATGACGCCGTTCGGCGATGCTTACGCGACAATCAATATGGTGATCGTTGATAAGTCGATGCGGGGTCTCGGCCTTGGCCGCAAGTTGATGGAGCGGGCCTTCGAACTTGCGGGAACGCGGCCGCTACGCCTCATTGCCACCAAGGAAGGCCTGCCGCTTTACGAAAAGCTCGGCTTCGTCGCCACCGGCACGATCCGTCAGCATCAGGGCCATGTGTTTCCGGTTGATCGACGCGAGGGTGTGGAGGACATGCAGTCCGCCGATGTCGAGGCCGTGAAGGCGCTTGACCGGCAGGCCTATGGCGCAGACCGTTCCGCCATGATCGATGCACTGCTGGAACGCGGGCAGTTCGCCGTCGTGCGCAAGGGCGGTGCAGTGGAGGCCTGGGCCGTCATCCGTCCCTTCGGACGCGGCGAGGTCATCGGCCCCATCATCGCACCGGATCTCGAGACGGCACGTGCCCTGATTGCCTATTTCGCCTCATCGCGTGAAGGCGCCTTCCTGCGTGTCGACACGGGCAGCGAAACCGGGCTCGCACCCTGGCTTTCGGAGATCGGCCTCGCCCATGCCGGCGGCGGCGTGACGATGCGGCGGCCGCTGACAGAAGAGGCGGGACAGCCGCGGCTGAAGGCCTATGCACTTGCCAGCCAGGCGCTCGGCTAAACCCACAGGAGATTTGAGAATGCTCGCCAATTCGCTGATCGAACTCGATCGCGCCCATCTGATCCACCCCGTCTCCTCCTATCGCGGTCACGAGCGGCAGGGCGTGCGCGTGCTGAAATCCGCCTCCGGCGCCACCGTCACCGAAGCCAATGGCCATCAGCTGGTCGATGGCTTTGCAGGCCTCTGGTGCGTCAATGCCGGTTATGGCCGCGAGAGCATCATTGAGGCCGCGACGAAACAGCTGCGCGAGCTTCCTTACGCGACCGGCTATTTCGATCTCGGTTCCGAACCTGCCATCCGGCTCGCTGCAGAACTGGCCGAACGCGCGCCGGGCGACCTCAACCGTGTCTACTTCACACTCGGCGGTTCGGATGCAGTGGACTCCACCATCCGCTTCGTCCGCTATTACTGGAATGCGAAGGGCCAGCCGCAGCGCGATCAGTTCATCTCGATCCAGCAGGGCTATCACGGTTCGACGACCGTGGGCGCAGGGCTCACCGCGCTTCCGGCCTTCCATGCCGGTTTCGGCCTGCCCTTCGACTGGCAGCACAAGATCCCCTCGCCCTATCCCTATCGCAATCCGGTCGGCCCCGACGATGCGGCGATCATTGCCGATTCGCTTACCAGCCTGAAGGCCAAGATCGAGGAGATCGGTGCAGACCGCGTGGCAGCATTTTATGCCGAACCGATCCAAGGCTCGGGTGGCGTCATCGTGCCGCCCAAGGGCTGGATCAAGGCCATGCGCGACCTCTGCAAGAGCTACGGCATCCTCTTCATCGCCGACGAAGTCATCACCGGCTTCGGCCGCACCGGCCCGCTCTTTGCGTGCGCCGACGAAGGCATCGTGCCGGACATGATGACGGTCGCCAAGGGCCTGACCTCCGGCTATGTGCCGATGGGTGCGGTCTTCATGGCCGATCATGTCTATGACGTGATTGCCGATGGTGCCGGCGAGGCGGCGGTCGGCCATGGCTTTACTTACTCAGCCCATCCGGTGAGTGCTGCCGTCGCGCTCGAAGTCCTGAAGCTTTACGAAGGCGGTCTGCTGGAAAACGGGGTCAAGGCCGGCGCGCGTCTCCTGGCGGGGCTTCAGAGCCTGAGCGACCACCCGCTGGTCGGCGACATTCGCGGACGCGGCATGCTTTACGGCGTCGAACTCGTGACCGACAAGGCGAAGAAGACGCCGCTTCCCGCCGCCAGCCAGCCGGCGCGCCGCATTTTCGACCGTGCCTGGGACAATGGTCTCGTCATCCGCGCCTTCCCGCAAGGGGTGCTGGGCTATGCACCTCCGCTCTGCTGCACGGATGCCGACATCGACGCCATCGTCGAGCGCACCCGCAAGACGCTCGACCAGACGCTGGAGGACCCTGATATCCGGGCCTCGCTCGCCTGAACTGCCGAAACAGTCCGCGGCGGCATTTCGCCGAAATGTCGCCGCAGGAAGCAAGTTCGCAATTTTATGCTGTCGCCCCGGACCAAATCAAACGATACGCCCCGGCGGACATGACAGACTGATAAACATCAAGCCCGAGACCAACCAGGCCTCCGGCAAACGGAATACGCAGACAGAGCCCAAGCGCCCACGCCGGTCACCCGGCACATCAAAGGGAGAAGGCGCAAAACCAGGGACGCCGCGAGACATATTCACCGGGGCCGAAAAGTCCGCACAAGACGGACGTCACCCAATCAAAGCAAAGAAGGGGAATGACATGACCGACAAGATTACCAACTGGACGAAATCAGACGATGCTCGCATCGAGGACGCCATCCGTCGCGGCGCGACCCGGCGCGATCTTCTGAAGATGATGCTGGCAAGCGGCGTTGCGCTGTCTGCCGGCGGCGCCATCTTCGGCCGCGCCGAGCAGGCCATTGCGGCAACGCCAGTTTCCGGCGGCCACATGAAGGCGGCCGGCATTTCCTCTTCCAACGCCGACACGCTCGATCCGGCCAAGGCCTCTCTCGGCACGGACTATTCGCGCTGCTGTTCGCTCTATAACCGCCTCACCTTCATCGACGTCACCGGCGTTCCGCAGATGGAACTCGCCGAAAAACTCGAAACTAAGGACGCCAAGACCTGGACGGTCACCTTGCGCAAGGGCGTGACCTTCCATGACGGCAAGAGCCTCACGTCAGCTGACGTCGTGTTCTCCCTGAAACGCCATCTGGATCCCGCCGTTGGTTCGAAGGTCGCCAAGATCGCCGCCCAGATGACGGAGATCAAGGCCATCGACCCCGCCACGGTCGAGATCGCGTTGAAGGCCGCCAATGCCGACCTTCCCTTCATCCTCGCGCTGCATCACTTCATGATCGTGCAGGATGGCACGACCGATTTCTCCAAGGGCATCGGCACCGGTGCCTTCGTTCTGGAAACCTTCCAGCCCGGCGTCCGATCCATCGTCAAGAAGAACACGAACTACTGGAAGCCGAACCTCCCGCATCTCGACTCCTTCGAGTTCTTTGCCATTCCCGACGCGACAGCTCGCGTCAATGCGTTGCTGGCCGGTGACATTCAGTTCTGTTCTTCTGTCGATCCCCGTGCCGCCAAGCTCGTTGACGGCCAGAAAGACTTCCGGCTTTCGCGGTCGACGGTCGGCAACTATACGAACCTGAACATTCGCCTCGACATGAACAAGCCTGACTTCGTAACGGGCATGAAATATCTGATCGACCGCGAACAAATCGTTGCCGCCGCGCTCCGTGGCTTCGGCGACGTGGGCAACGACCAGCCGATCTCCAAGGCCAATGTCTTCCACAACGCGGACTTGAAGCCCAAGGCATTCGATCCCGACAAGGCCAAGCATTACTTCCAGAAGGCCGGCGTTCTCGGTCAGTCGATCCCGGTCATCGCCTCCGAGGCGGCCGACTTCTCGATCGATATGGCGATGATCATCCAGGCATCGGCCACCGAAATTGGGATGAAGCTCGATGTCCAGCGTGTGCCTTCGGATGGCTACTGGGACAAGTACTGGCTCAAGGCGCCGATCCACTTCGGCAATATCAATCCCCGCCCGACCCCGGACATCTACTTCTCGCTTCTCTATTCGTCCGATGCACCGTGGAACGAAAGCCAGTTCAAGTCGCCGAAGTTCGACTCGATGATGCTGGAAGCCCGTGGCATGCTCGATGACGCCAAGCGCCACGAGATCTACAACGAGATGCAGACCATGATCTCTGAGGAAGCCGGCACCATCATCCCGGCCTACACCACCAATGCCGACGGCGTTTCCGCCAAGGTCAAGGGGCTTGAAGTCAACCCGCTCGGTGGCATGATGGGTTACGCCATGGCCGAATATGTCTGGCTGGAAGCCTGACTGGTCGAATCGAAATGAAAGCACTCGAGGGCTTTAGGCCCTCCAGGAGCGACTTTCATACATGCGAAGGCCGCAAGTGGCCTTCGCATGTACCGGGATGGCCGCGGCCAGCTCGATTTGTGGAGCGCAGGTCAGGCGTGCTCCGTGAAACAAGACCGCAGCTTATTTTGACGCGGCATGCTTTAATCCAAAACGTGATGTGGCTGTCGTTCCTCGACTCTGCGGCTGGAGAGATCTCATGAACGCTGAAATCGCAAGCATGATCGGAAAGCGGCTGATCCTCAGCCTGATCACGCTGCTAATCGTCTCTTTCGCAGTCTTCTTCGCCACCAACATGCTGCCGGGGGACACAGCCGCCATTCTGCTCGGCCAGGCCGCAACGCCGGAAGCGGTCGCGGGGCTTCGTCATGCCATGCATCTAGACGAGCCGGCACTGCTGCGTTTCCTGCGCTGGCTGACAGGGGTTCTGACCGGCGATCTTGGCACTTCATACGCGAACAACATGCCCATCGCGCAGTTGATCGGATATCGGTTCGTCAACACGATGGAACTGGCCGGCATCACCGCGCTGGTCGCGGTCCCGCTCGCCTTGACCCTAGGCATCACCGCCGCCGTCATGCGCGGCTCGTTCTATGACCGCGTCGTCACGGTTGTCACCATCGGCGTGATTTCCGTTCCCGAATTCGTGGTCGCTTCGACGGCCGTGCTGATCTTCGCGGTCTATCTGAAATGGTTGCCGGCGATTTCCTTCGTCAACGAGGTGCATTCGCTCTCCGACCTGTTGCGCATGTATGCCATGCCAGTGGTGACGCTGACCTTTGTGGTCTCAGCCCAGATCATCCGTATGACGCGGGCCGCCGTGATCGAGACGCTCTCGACGCCCTATGTCGAGATGGCGCTTCTGAAAGGCGCTTCGCGCAGCCGGATCGTGTTGAGACACGCGCTGCCCAATTCACTCGGCCCCATCGTCAATGCGCTGGCACTGTCGCTTTCCTATCTGATTGGAGGCGTGATCATCATCGAGACGATCTTCAATTATCCCGGTATCGCCAAGCTCATGGTTGACGCGGTGGCCACCCGCGACCTGCCGCTGATCCAGACCTGCGCGCTGATTTTCTGCCTCGGCTACCTGATCCTGATCACCATTGCCGATATCATCGCCATCCTGTCCAATCCGAGGCTCCGCTGATGACGCAAAGCGCCCTGTCGCCCTCCCGTTCCGGTTATCTGGGCTACACGTTCAGCCCCGTCGGTATGGTCGCCTTTATGGTCATCCTCTTCTGGGCCACGGTCGCCATTCTGGCGCCGCATATCGCGCCCTATCCGATCGGCAAGATCGTCGACATGGACTATTTCGGCCCGATGAGTTTCAAGTTCTGGCTCGGTTCGGATTACCTCGGCCGTGACATGCTCTCGCGCATCATTCTCGGTGCACGCTACACGCTGGGCATTGCGCTTGCGGGCGTGCTGATCGCCTCCGGCAGCGGCGTCATCCTGGGCATGGCGGCGGCAGTCATCGGCGGCTGGTTCGATACCTTGCTGAGCCGCTTCATGGATGCGATGATCTCCATTCCCAGCAAGCTATTCGGCCTCGTCGTCGTGGCCGCCGTCGGCTCGTCGCTGCCCGCCCTCATCGTGACGCTCGCCGTCATCTACATTCCGGGCTCCTATCGCTTTGCGCGTGCGCTGGCGGTAAATGTCAACACGATGGATTTCATTACCGTTGCCCGCACGCGCGGCGAGAACACACTCTATCTCGCGGTCTCGGAAATCCTGCCCAACATCATCCGGCCGGTCCTGGCCGATTTCGGGCTGCGTTTCGTCTTCATCGTGCTCTTGCTCTCCGGCCTCTCCTTCCTCGGCCTCGGCGTCCAACCGCCGCTCGCCGACTGGGGGGCGCTGGTGCATGAGAACATTCAGGGCCTGTCCTTCGGCTCGGCCGCCGTCATCGCGCCATCGATCGCCATTGCCAGCCTGACAATCAGCGTCAATCTGCTGATCGACAACCTTCCCCGCAAGATCCGCGACCGGAGCGCCTGATATGAGCAAGCTTGTCGAAATCCGGAACCTGCATGTCGAGGCCACCACCGATTCCGGCCGGCGCATCGAGATCATCAAGGGCGTCGATATCGAGATCGCAAAGGGCGAAATCGTTGCGCTGATCGGCGAAAGCGGCTCTGGCAAGACCACCATCGCTTTGACGCTGATGGGTCACACCCGCCCCGGCTGCCGCATTTCGGACGGCGCCATTCTTGTCGATGGCAAGGACATGGCCAAGCTTTCCGAGCGCGAACGTTCGGCCGTGCGCGGCACCGACGTTGCCTATGTACCGCAAAGCGCCGCCGCCGCCTTCAATCCGTCGCAGACGATCATGGATCAGGTCATCGAGGTGACGCGCATCCATGGCCTGATGACGCCGGATAAAGCACGTGAACGGGCCATCGAACTCTTCCGGGCGCTGTCGCTCCCCTCGCCCGAAACGATTGGCACCCGCTATCCGCACCAGGTCTCGGGCGGCCAGCTGCAGCGGCTTGCCGCCGCCATGGCGCTGATCGGCGATCCCAAGCTCGTCATCTTCGATGAACCGACCACGGCGCTCGACGTCACCACGCAGATCGACGTGCTCAGGGCCTTCAAATCCGTCATGAAGACCGGCGGCACATCCGGCGTCTACGTCTCGCACGACCTCGCCGTTGTCGCGCAGATCGCAGACCGGATCGTCGTGCTCAAGGGTGGCGAGGTACAGGAGGAAGGCACGACGGAAGGTATCCTTTCGACGCCGAAGCACGCTTACACCCGGGAACTTCTGGCCGCCTTCGAGCCGAAGGAAACGCAATTTGCCGACAAGCCTCTCGAGAAGCCGCGCCCGCTTCTCGAGATCGAGAATGTCATCGCCGGCTACGGACCGATCCAGGCTGACGGCCTGCCCTTCATCCAGGCTGTCCGCTCCGTCAACTTGTCGGTGGAGAAAGGCCGAAACCTCGGCATTATCGGCGAATCCGGTTGCGGAAAATCCACATTGGCACGGTGCATCGCAGGCATATTGCCTGCCAATGCCGGCAATATCGTCTTCGACGGCAAAGAACTCGATCACGCCGCACGACGGCGCACGCGCGACCAGTTGCGCGAAATGCAGATCGTCTTCCAATATGCCGATACGGCGCTGAACCCTGCCAAGCCCATCGACGACATCCTCGGTCGACCTCTCAGCTTCTATCACGGCCTGAGAGGCAAGGCCCGCACGGCGCGCGTGGAAGAACTGCTCGACATGGTGCAATTGCCAAGGGCGCTACGGCACCGTTATCCGTCCGAGCTGTCCGGCGGGCAGAAGCAGCGCATCAACTTCGCCCGTGCGCTTGCCGCCAATCCGAAACTGATCATCTGCGACGAGATCACCTCCGCGCTCGACACCGTAGTTGCCGCCGCCATCATCGAACTGCTCAAGGAATTGCAGCGCGAACTCGACCTCTCCTACATCTTCATCAGCCACGACCTTTCGGTGGTCGAAGCGATCTGCGACGAGATCGTCGTCATGTATCGCGGCGAGAAGATCGAGCACCTGACACGCGACGACGTGAAGACGCCGACGCATCCTTATTCGAAGTTGCTCTTCTCATCCGTGCCGAAGCTCGACCCGACTTGGCTCGACACGCTGGTGCTGGAGCCGGAACTGGTAAGGCAATATGGCGGGGCGTGAGGCTCCGCCTGGAACCTGAAACTCAAACCGGAAACAGGCTCGTCAGCGGAAGATGCGATTTCACGATCGGCGATTTCAGCACGACGAAGCTGAAATATTTGTCGATGCCGATATCCATGTCGGTCAGGCGTTCCATGATCGTCTGATATTCGCCGATCCCGGCGGTCACGAATTTCACCAGATAGTCGTAGCCGCCTGAAACCAGATGGCACTCAATGACCTGGTCGATCTTGTCGACCACGGCCAGAAAGCGGGCGAAATCGACCTGGCGATGGTTCTTCAGCGTGATCTCTGTAAAAACGGTCAACGTCTGTCCGAGCTTGCCGAGATTGATCTGCGCCGAATAGCCTTCAATATAGCCTTCCGCCTGCAAGCGCTTGACGCGCATCAGGCAGGGGCTGGGCGACAGATGCACGAGATCGGCCAGTTCGACATTGGTGATGCGGCCGTTCTTTTGCAGCTCATGGAGGATCTTGATATCCGTCCGGTCGAGTTTCATCATGGGCCTGCCGCCTTCCGTCATCTTTTGCAGCATAAAATTCTGCTGCCTGCCTGAAACAAGGTTAGCATAGACGCATCACTTGTCCATCAAGCCCGAAATTGTGAAACGACGCATAAGATTTCGATGCGTGCGGGGAGACCGGAATATTCTGCCGCCGTGGCGGAATCTGCGGTTCCGCAGACGTGAAACAAACGCCTAGTGTGGGCTCCAAGACATGGAGATTCCAATGCCCGCACCGTTGACCCTCATCGACACCCCTTCCAACCCGCCGCAAGAGGCAGATGTCGTCGTGATCGGCGGCGGCATTGTCGGGGCTTTCACGGCCTATTTCCTGACGCAACGCGGGCTCAAGACGGTCCTGCTTGAGAAAGGCCGCATCGGGGCGGAGCAGTCGAGCCGGAACTGGGGCTGGTGCCGTCAGCAGAACCGCGACGCACGCGAGCTCCCTATCGCCACCAAGAGCCTCGATCTCTGGGAGCGCTTCGTGGCCGAGACCGGCGAGGATGTCGGTTTCCGCCGCTGCGGCCTGCTCTATCTCAGCAACAACGAAGCCGAGATCGCCGGCTGGGCGCGCTGGCGCGACTTTGCAAAAACCGTCGGCGTGACGACGCATATGTTGTCGGCCGCCGAGGCAGCCGAAAAGGGCCAGGCGACGGGCCGCAGCTGGAAGGGTGGCGTCTTCTCGCCGACCGACGGCATCGCCGATCCGTCCAAGGCGGCCCCGGCCGTCGCCCGCGCCATGATGAAGCTTGGCGGCACGGTCATCCAGAACTGCGCGGCGCGCGGCGTCGAGACCGAAGGCGGACGCTTGAGCGCCGTCGTCAGCGAGCGCGGCACGATCCGCACGAAGATCGCGATCC
This window encodes:
- a CDS encoding 2-haloacid dehalogenase, with the translated sequence MAPFRPKYISFDCYGTLINFDMAGAARDLYSDRLDAEAMDKFIRNFSAYRLDEVMGAWKPYAEVVHNSLSRTCKANGVSFKDEDAQMVYDRVPTWGPHADVPAGLAKVAKEIPLVILSNAMNSQIMSNVEKLGAPFHKVYTAEQAQAYKPRFQAFEYMFDMLGCGPEDMLHVSSSFRYDLMSAHDLGIKNKVWVNRGHEPANPYYGYTEIADISGLPGVVGL
- a CDS encoding peptide/nickel transport system permease protein yields the protein MNAEIASMIGKRLILSLITLLIVSFAVFFATNMLPGDTAAILLGQAATPEAVAGLRHAMHLDEPALLRFLRWLTGVLTGDLGTSYANNMPIAQLIGYRFVNTMELAGITALVAVPLALTLGITAAVMRGSFYDRVVTVVTIGVISVPEFVVASTAVLIFAVYLKWLPAISFVNEVHSLSDLLRMYAMPVVTLTFVVSAQIIRMTRAAVIETLSTPYVEMALLKGASRSRIVLRHALPNSLGPIVNALALSLSYLIGGVIIIETIFNYPGIAKLMVDAVATRDLPLIQTCALIFCLGYLILITIADIIAILSNPRLR
- a CDS encoding peptide/nickel transport system permease protein, coding for MTQSALSPSRSGYLGYTFSPVGMVAFMVILFWATVAILAPHIAPYPIGKIVDMDYFGPMSFKFWLGSDYLGRDMLSRIILGARYTLGIALAGVLIASGSGVILGMAAAVIGGWFDTLLSRFMDAMISIPSKLFGLVVVAAVGSSLPALIVTLAVIYIPGSYRFARALAVNVNTMDFITVARTRGENTLYLAVSEILPNIIRPVLADFGLRFVFIVLLLSGLSFLGLGVQPPLADWGALVHENIQGLSFGSAAVIAPSIAIASLTISVNLLIDNLPRKIRDRSA
- a CDS encoding transcriptional regulator, AsnC family — translated: MMKLDRTDIKILHELQKNGRITNVELADLVHLSPSPCLMRVKRLQAEGYIEGYSAQINLGKLGQTLTVFTEITLKNHRQVDFARFLAVVDKIDQVIECHLVSGGYDYLVKFVTAGIGEYQTIMERLTDMDIGIDKYFSFVVLKSPIVKSHLPLTSLFPV
- a CDS encoding Acetyltransferase (GNAT) domain-containing protein; this translates as MQNQIDLVAFGPQHLDDAVALSRAESWPHRREDWAMVQQLSEGVIATDGEGRVTGTTFMTPFGDAYATINMVIVDKSMRGLGLGRKLMERAFELAGTRPLRLIATKEGLPLYEKLGFVATGTIRQHQGHVFPVDRREGVEDMQSADVEAVKALDRQAYGADRSAMIDALLERGQFAVVRKGGAVEAWAVIRPFGRGEVIGPIIAPDLETARALIAYFASSREGAFLRVDTGSETGLAPWLSEIGLAHAGGGVTMRRPLTEEAGQPRLKAYALASQALG
- a CDS encoding peptide/nickel transport system substrate-binding protein, whose product is MTDKITNWTKSDDARIEDAIRRGATRRDLLKMMLASGVALSAGGAIFGRAEQAIAATPVSGGHMKAAGISSSNADTLDPAKASLGTDYSRCCSLYNRLTFIDVTGVPQMELAEKLETKDAKTWTVTLRKGVTFHDGKSLTSADVVFSLKRHLDPAVGSKVAKIAAQMTEIKAIDPATVEIALKAANADLPFILALHHFMIVQDGTTDFSKGIGTGAFVLETFQPGVRSIVKKNTNYWKPNLPHLDSFEFFAIPDATARVNALLAGDIQFCSSVDPRAAKLVDGQKDFRLSRSTVGNYTNLNIRLDMNKPDFVTGMKYLIDREQIVAAALRGFGDVGNDQPISKANVFHNADLKPKAFDPDKAKHYFQKAGVLGQSIPVIASEAADFSIDMAMIIQASATEIGMKLDVQRVPSDGYWDKYWLKAPIHFGNINPRPTPDIYFSLLYSSDAPWNESQFKSPKFDSMMLEARGMLDDAKRHEIYNEMQTMISEEAGTIIPAYTTNADGVSAKVKGLEVNPLGGMMGYAMAEYVWLEA
- a CDS encoding Adenosylmethionine-8-amino-7-oxononanoate aminotransferase, with protein sequence MLANSLIELDRAHLIHPVSSYRGHERQGVRVLKSASGATVTEANGHQLVDGFAGLWCVNAGYGRESIIEAATKQLRELPYATGYFDLGSEPAIRLAAELAERAPGDLNRVYFTLGGSDAVDSTIRFVRYYWNAKGQPQRDQFISIQQGYHGSTTVGAGLTALPAFHAGFGLPFDWQHKIPSPYPYRNPVGPDDAAIIADSLTSLKAKIEEIGADRVAAFYAEPIQGSGGVIVPPKGWIKAMRDLCKSYGILFIADEVITGFGRTGPLFACADEGIVPDMMTVAKGLTSGYVPMGAVFMADHVYDVIADGAGEAAVGHGFTYSAHPVSAAVALEVLKLYEGGLLENGVKAGARLLAGLQSLSDHPLVGDIRGRGMLYGVELVTDKAKKTPLPAASQPARRIFDRAWDNGLVIRAFPQGVLGYAPPLCCTDADIDAIVERTRKTLDQTLEDPDIRASLA
- a CDS encoding peptide/nickel transport system ATP-binding protein; the protein is MSKLVEIRNLHVEATTDSGRRIEIIKGVDIEIAKGEIVALIGESGSGKTTIALTLMGHTRPGCRISDGAILVDGKDMAKLSERERSAVRGTDVAYVPQSAAAAFNPSQTIMDQVIEVTRIHGLMTPDKARERAIELFRALSLPSPETIGTRYPHQVSGGQLQRLAAAMALIGDPKLVIFDEPTTALDVTTQIDVLRAFKSVMKTGGTSGVYVSHDLAVVAQIADRIVVLKGGEVQEEGTTEGILSTPKHAYTRELLAAFEPKETQFADKPLEKPRPLLEIENVIAGYGPIQADGLPFIQAVRSVNLSVEKGRNLGIIGESGCGKSTLARCIAGILPANAGNIVFDGKELDHAARRRTRDQLREMQIVFQYADTALNPAKPIDDILGRPLSFYHGLRGKARTARVEELLDMVQLPRALRHRYPSELSGGQKQRINFARALAANPKLIICDEITSALDTVVAAAIIELLKELQRELDLSYIFISHDLSVVEAICDEIVVMYRGEKIEHLTRDDVKTPTHPYSKLLFSSVPKLDPTWLDTLVLEPELVRQYGGA
- a CDS encoding Glycine/D-amino acid oxidase, which codes for MKFVSYWHDTAPRFAGAAQGPVEGHYDVAVVGAGFTGLAAARQLARAGVKVVVLEAERVGFGASGRNGGHLNNGLAHSYLGAKAELGKERAIALYHALDDSIDTIEALIAEEGIDCNFRRSGKLKLASKPQHFEALARNFEALNKECDPDTALLSPEELKGEIGSPFHGAMLSKKSAMMHMGRYVVGLAEAAARHGATIFEATTVTGHREANGLHTLQTSRGSVTAANVIVATGAYTTKNFSWFRRRIIAVGSFLIATRPLTDSEAQAVMPGNRTCVNTMNIGNYWRLSPDNRLIFGGRARFSATSDQRSDEKSGAILRDSMERIFPQLKGIDIDYCWGGLVDMTADRYPRAGFHDGLWYAMGYSGHGAQLSTHLGMTVADAILGRADRNPMRDYPWPAVPGHFGNPWFLPLVGQYYKMLDRFQ